A portion of the Kiritimatiellia bacterium genome contains these proteins:
- a CDS encoding sialate O-acetylesterase, protein MHARLLWRRAFGWGCVAAAAAAGDMLRMPAIFSDGMVLQRGRPIAVWGWASPGATVTVRLANAVTQVVAAADGAWRAVLPAMPSGGPHELSVTSGGGARTVRDVVVGEVWVCSGQSNMAMPVRDSTDAEEAARAAFPLLRAFRSDAVPLPQPTNDMPGVWLRADSPAVTNWYATAFYFGRRLHRELGVPVGLLMVAWGGTPVEAWMPRPLLQQLPAAAEFLTNSDAYPARYPDLLREWEERRTKLLAAGRSNELRQLRKPVPPDRNPSLAAVQYNSRIAPITQYPIRGAIWYQGEANSHGTRALSYAELLSALIAQWRRDWDDEFPFGIVQLPGFRAPSPAPVESNSTWAVMREQQLRVVRSVPRTGLAVTVDLGEADNVHPKRKTEVGERLAAWALREVYGRREVMPCGPLYREMRTESGAIRVRFDYARGLHARGGEPAALAIAGTDRVWRAAMGRIEDEELVVSSPEVPRPVAVRYGWADNPPCNLYNDAGLPASPFRTDDWPLDLRSAPVRAAPTNSPSRRSPAGAPAAAAAQR, encoded by the coding sequence ATGCACGCAAGATTGTTGTGGCGACGCGCGTTCGGGTGGGGTTGTGTGGCGGCGGCAGCAGCGGCGGGGGACATGCTGCGGATGCCGGCCATTTTCAGCGACGGGATGGTTCTGCAGCGGGGCCGACCGATCGCGGTCTGGGGCTGGGCTTCACCGGGTGCGACGGTGACGGTGCGCCTGGCGAACGCCGTCACGCAGGTCGTCGCCGCCGCCGACGGCGCCTGGCGAGCCGTGCTGCCTGCAATGCCGTCGGGCGGACCTCATGAGCTCTCGGTCACCTCTGGCGGCGGCGCGCGGACGGTACGCGACGTCGTCGTCGGCGAGGTGTGGGTGTGCTCCGGCCAGTCGAACATGGCGATGCCGGTGCGCGACAGCACCGACGCGGAAGAGGCGGCGCGCGCGGCGTTCCCGCTGCTGCGAGCGTTCCGATCGGACGCGGTTCCGCTGCCCCAGCCCACCAATGACATGCCGGGCGTGTGGCTTCGTGCGGACTCGCCGGCGGTGACCAACTGGTACGCGACCGCGTTCTACTTTGGCCGGCGACTTCACCGCGAGCTCGGCGTACCCGTAGGTCTGCTGATGGTCGCCTGGGGCGGCACGCCGGTCGAAGCGTGGATGCCTCGCCCCCTGCTCCAGCAGCTGCCCGCCGCCGCGGAGTTCCTCACCAATAGCGACGCCTACCCAGCGCGATATCCCGACCTGCTGCGAGAGTGGGAAGAGCGGCGCACAAAACTGCTGGCCGCCGGACGCTCCAACGAGCTGCGTCAGCTCCGCAAACCCGTGCCGCCCGACCGCAATCCCAGCCTCGCCGCCGTGCAGTACAACAGCCGCATCGCGCCGATCACGCAGTATCCGATCCGCGGCGCGATCTGGTATCAGGGCGAGGCGAACAGCCATGGCACCCGTGCGCTCTCCTACGCAGAACTGCTCAGCGCGCTGATCGCGCAGTGGCGACGCGACTGGGACGACGAGTTCCCGTTCGGCATCGTTCAGCTGCCCGGGTTCCGCGCGCCGTCCCCGGCACCGGTGGAGTCGAACAGCACCTGGGCGGTGATGCGGGAGCAGCAGCTACGGGTGGTCCGCAGCGTTCCGCGCACGGGCCTGGCCGTGACGGTGGACCTCGGCGAGGCCGACAACGTTCATCCGAAGCGAAAGACCGAGGTCGGCGAACGCCTCGCCGCATGGGCGCTGCGTGAGGTGTACGGCCGGCGGGAGGTGATGCCGTGCGGGCCGCTCTACCGCGAAATGCGAACAGAGAGCGGCGCCATCCGCGTCCGTTTTGACTACGCGCGGGGCCTGCACGCCCGGGGCGGTGAACCGGCCGCGCTGGCGATTGCCGGCACGGATCGCGTGTGGCGGGCGGCGATGGGGCGCATTGAGGACGAGGAGCTGGTGGTGTCCTCCCCCGAGGTGCCGCGGCCGGTCGCGGTGCGGTATGGCTGGGCGGACAACCCTCCCTGCAACCTGTACAACGATGCGGGGCTGCCGGCCTCGCCCTTCCGCACCGATGACTGGCCGCTCGATCTGCGATCCGCGCCGGTGCGCGCCGCGCCCACCAACTCTCCGTCGCGGCGCTCGCCCGCCGGCGCGCCAGCCGCAGCGGCCGCTCAGCGATGA
- a CDS encoding alpha/beta hydrolase domain-containing protein has product MKRGWRSGRVRTACLLVAVGCAGLSVASAEVVRVEVSRRALFAEGVGFGAAGPYEVIEGRMYLETDPGLPANARITDLRFAPRNARGRVEFWTDFYLLKPVDPARGSRRLLYDVNNRGNMLALWTLNGGERTNRPVSLAHVGNGFLMRQGVALFSCGWNGDVVDDRTGRLLMHAPVATDNGRTITGPTMVEFCTTEPVHSRAFSWSPWGIFAAYPPATPDHRLATLTMCERRGAPVVEIPHDRWAFGRGENGEPLPELTHLWLKDGFRPGWLYDLIYTAASPRVTGLGLAAIRDTISFLRHAPARGPAGENPLAGAVERVYALGISQSGRLLNHFVYEGFNADEAGRLVFDGLLIHAAGAGKGMFNHRFRMTTEWGAPHEGFYAASEFFPMSPAATEDPVTGQRGDTLERARAAGCVPKMMFTQTSSEYWTRAASLLHTDPAAQHDLELPPEVRLYWIAGSHHLGAGPTNPATCRQPRNPLDDRGPILRALFVALDEWVSRGVEPPASRYPRLADRTLITVEEFRRQFPRIPGVDLPAAAYEPRRLDFGPRFFTEGIADRIPPHVGPAWPVRVPAVDADGNEVGGVRLPDVEVPLGTYAGWNLRAPAHGVEGQLASSEGMFVGFASTPEERQARGDPRPSIRERYPTRELYLARIALAALQLRAERLLLDEDLARILEAASRRPLGDSR; this is encoded by the coding sequence ATGAAGAGAGGTTGGCGTTCAGGGCGAGTTCGCACCGCATGCCTGCTGGTGGCAGTTGGGTGCGCGGGCCTGTCGGTCGCCAGCGCGGAAGTGGTGCGCGTCGAGGTTTCGCGCCGCGCCCTCTTCGCGGAGGGAGTCGGCTTCGGAGCGGCCGGCCCCTATGAGGTGATTGAGGGCCGGATGTATCTGGAGACCGACCCCGGGCTGCCGGCGAACGCGCGGATCACCGACCTGCGCTTCGCACCACGAAATGCACGGGGTCGTGTCGAGTTCTGGACCGATTTTTATTTGCTCAAGCCGGTGGATCCGGCGCGGGGCAGCCGCCGGCTGCTTTACGACGTGAACAACCGCGGGAACATGCTGGCGCTGTGGACGCTCAACGGCGGCGAACGCACGAACCGGCCGGTGTCCCTCGCCCATGTCGGCAACGGCTTTTTGATGCGGCAGGGTGTGGCGTTGTTTTCGTGCGGCTGGAACGGCGACGTGGTGGACGACCGTACCGGGCGGTTGCTGATGCATGCGCCGGTCGCGACCGACAACGGTCGCACGATCACCGGACCGACGATGGTCGAATTCTGCACCACCGAGCCGGTACACAGCCGCGCGTTCTCGTGGAGTCCGTGGGGGATCTTTGCGGCCTACCCCCCGGCGACGCCCGATCACCGCTTGGCCACGCTGACGATGTGTGAACGCCGTGGCGCACCGGTGGTGGAGATTCCGCACGATCGATGGGCGTTCGGCCGCGGCGAAAACGGTGAACCGTTGCCTGAACTGACGCACCTATGGTTGAAAGACGGCTTTCGGCCGGGCTGGCTGTACGATCTGATCTATACCGCCGCATCGCCGCGCGTGACGGGTCTGGGGCTGGCCGCGATCCGCGACACGATTTCCTTTCTCCGTCATGCTCCCGCCCGCGGACCGGCCGGAGAAAATCCGCTGGCCGGCGCGGTGGAGCGGGTGTACGCGCTGGGCATTTCGCAGTCCGGCCGGCTGTTGAACCACTTCGTCTACGAGGGATTCAACGCGGATGAGGCCGGCCGACTGGTGTTCGACGGTCTTCTCATTCACGCCGCCGGTGCGGGCAAGGGGATGTTCAACCACCGGTTCCGGATGACGACCGAGTGGGGGGCTCCGCACGAGGGATTCTACGCGGCGTCGGAGTTTTTCCCGATGTCGCCTGCCGCGACCGAGGATCCGGTGACGGGTCAGCGCGGCGACACGCTCGAGCGGGCGCGTGCCGCCGGTTGCGTGCCGAAGATGATGTTCACGCAGACCTCATCCGAATACTGGACGCGCGCCGCCTCGTTGCTGCACACCGATCCGGCGGCGCAACACGACCTGGAGCTGCCGCCGGAGGTGCGGCTGTACTGGATCGCCGGCTCGCATCACCTTGGTGCGGGGCCGACCAACCCGGCCACATGCCGACAACCCCGCAATCCTCTTGACGATCGTGGGCCGATTTTGCGTGCGCTGTTCGTTGCGCTCGACGAATGGGTCAGCCGCGGCGTCGAGCCGCCGGCCTCCCGCTATCCCCGCTTGGCGGACCGCACGCTGATCACCGTGGAGGAGTTTCGCCGGCAGTTTCCCCGAATTCCGGGCGTGGATCTCCCCGCGGCGGCGTACGAACCCCGCCGGCTGGACTTCGGTCCGCGATTTTTCACCGAGGGCATCGCGGATCGCATCCCGCCGCACGTTGGACCGGCCTGGCCGGTGCGGGTACCGGCGGTGGATGCGGACGGCAACGAAGTGGGCGGAGTTCGGCTCCCAGACGTGGAGGTGCCGCTGGGCACCTATGCAGGATGGAACCTGCGGGCACCTGCGCATGGCGTGGAGGGCCAGCTGGCGAGCTCCGAGGGCATGTTTGTGGGATTCGCGAGCACGCCGGAGGAACGGCAGGCGCGGGGGGATCCGCGCCCCTCGATCCGCGAGCGGTACCCGACGCGCGAACTGTACCTGGCGCGCATTGCGCTGGCGGCGCTCCAGCTTCGGGCCGAACGGCTGCTGCTGGACGAGGACCTTGCCCGTATCCTTGAGGCGGCCAGCCGGCGGCCCTTGGGTGACAGCCGCTGA